Genomic DNA from Rudanella lutea DSM 19387:
CGTCGCGGCCGACAGCCCGCCCCCGCGCCGTGGCCCACAATGATGACAAGGAGGACGAAACACCCCAGGTATCACCCGCCGTGCAATACAGAACTCAACCGACTCAAAGCCTTACTCGAAGAATACAAACGCGACAAGGAGGCTAAAGCAATTGCCCGGCAAAAAGCGGACCTGAGACCCCAGAAACTGGCCAGGACGGATATGGTCAGCGGGCTTGACGGCATCGACCGGTCCCGAAATGGTTTCTATGGAATTTTCTCGCAGGAGTCCCGGCAGGAAAACGAAAGCCGCGACGAAGCTATCAACGGTACGTTCCGGGCCGTTACTAACCAGAATCAGACAGTTGTCAGCGGAGGGCGGATTCAACTGCAGCTGCTGGAGTACATGACAATTCAGGATGTTGTCATCCCGAGTGGAACGCTCCTACACAGTGTCGGCAATTTCGGGGCAGAGCAGGTAGGCGTTCAGATTACGTCGGTGCAGATTCGCAACCGTATTTACCCCATCCGGCTTTCGGTCTATGATATGGACGGGCTACCTGGCATCTACGTACCCAACGTGATCGCGGTGCAGGAGGGTCGGCTGGCCACCGTGCAGGCCATCGGCGGGGTGAACATCAGTACGCCAA
This window encodes:
- the traM gene encoding conjugative transposon protein TraM translates to MKRPVNRYRRGRQPAPAPWPTMMTRRTKHPRYHPPCNTELNRLKALLEEYKRDKEAKAIARQKADLRPQKLARTDMVSGLDGIDRSRNGFYGIFSQESRQENESRDEAINGTFRAVTNQNQTVVSGGRIQLQLLEYMTIQDVVIPSGTLLHSVGNFGAEQVGVQITSVQIRNRIYPIRLSVYDMDGLPGIYVPNVIAVQEGRLATVQAIGGVNISTPTTGSNIGQAAASAAQARVHGVQNLFQCKGRLQKAALKGNYYVLLR